The Oncorhynchus kisutch isolate 150728-3 linkage group LG20, Okis_V2, whole genome shotgun sequence genome has a segment encoding these proteins:
- the LOC109888173 gene encoding osteocalcin 2b, which yields MKSLILLTICAVLSVSLSMNDLALDVVLDPAPDPAAEPAPAADSSASSSASSSSSSASDSSASASDSSDSDSSSSSSSSSSSESASAEATAEDPAAATEPEVIMKRDLASVLLRRKRAAGPAAAAFTLTQVESLSEVCELNLACEHMAETAGIVAAYAAYYGPPPF from the exons ATGAAGTCTCTGATTCTCCTGACCATTTGTGCCGTTCTGTCGGTCTCTCTGTCCATGAACG ATCTGGCTCTTGATGTGGTTCTCGATCCTGCTCCTGACCCTGCCGCTGAACCAGCACCAGCCGCAGACTCCTCCGCATCTTCATcagcttcctcctcttcctcctcggcTTCCGACTCATCAGCCTCTGCCTCAGACTCCTCGGACTCAGactcttcctcatcctcttcctcgtcGTCTTCTTCAGAGTCAGCAAGTGCTGAAG ctaCGGCAGAGGACCCAGCTGCAGCTACAGAGCCAGAAGTGATTATGAAGAGAGACCTGGCCTCAGTGTTGCTGAGGAGGAAGAGGGCGGCTGGACCTGCAGCTGCTGCCTTCACCCTCACCCAGGTGGAGAG tCTGAGTGAGGTGTGTGAGCTCAACCTGGCCTGTGAGCACATGGCGGAGACAGCAGGCATCGTTGCAGCATACGCTGCATACTATGGACCACCTCCCTTCTAA